AAGTCGGCATAGGAGTCCAGCAGCTTCTCCGTGGTGGGCAGGTAATAGTTCAGGAAGGTGGCTGCCTGATTCTTCTTGGCGGGGTCCTCCTCCACCAGCTTCAGGATCTTCCCGGCGATCTCCTCCAGCCGGTCGATTTTCCGGCTCAGCTCCGGGTCTGCGATACGGTCGTTGGAGCGGCGGATGCTGCGGAGCATCCCGGAGTAGCCCTCCTCCGCCTCCTGCGGCACCTGCGGAGCCTCGCGCTGCCGCTCCTGCCGTCCCTGATCCTCCGCCGCCTCATGGCTGCGGAACAGCATCCCCCGGCCCAGATCCAGATAGGCCTCCTCGCCCCACAGGCCCTTTTCCAGCATGGCCTGCAGATCCCGCTCCGCCCGGCGCTCGGATACCTCCGCCGCACGGGCCAGACTGGCGACCGAGATGCTGCTGCGCTTGCCTGCGATCCGCAGATAGGAGGCGTAGCGCCGGTGACGGCGGGTCATGGAGCCGCTGCCGATCAGCAGTCCGATGCCGCCGGCCAACAGGCCCGTGGGATAGAACAGGCCCTCTAAAAAGTACTTCACATAGTGCAGCTGGAAGCCGTCCTCCAGCCAGAACAGGTTATCCGCCACGCCGTTGAAGAACGCCACGGCGCCCACGATGGTCAGCAGAATACCGGCGATCTTCATCCTCTTGGCGCTCTTGGCGGAATATTGGGGCGTCTGGGTGGCCTTCTGGATGGCGGCACTGGCCTTCCTGGTCGTGGTGGATGCGGTCTTGGCGGCAGCCTTTCGCCGCTTGGGGTCCGACAGCTTGGAAATCAGCATGATCAGGCCCACCGGCCACAGGCCGGTGCAGAAAAAGATACCTGTCATGATCCA
The genomic region above belongs to Vescimonas coprocola and contains:
- a CDS encoding 5-bromo-4-chloroindolyl phosphate hydrolysis family protein; the encoded protein is MTDKDNSQTGEYSYTYSYSYSKEGGEKNVEVHTGGSSAATAGEAAADSTGKTTADESSSGKSATGKTTTIKSTTGKTTTRSRSTTTSSRSSTSSRSKNDNSGIDLGFWIMTGIFFCTGLWPVGLIMLISKLSDPKRRKAAAKTASTTTRKASAAIQKATQTPQYSAKSAKRMKIAGILLTIVGAVAFFNGVADNLFWLEDGFQLHYVKYFLEGLFYPTGLLAGGIGLLIGSGSMTRRHRRYASYLRIAGKRSSISVASLARAAEVSERRAERDLQAMLEKGLWGEEAYLDLGRGMLFRSHEAAEDQGRQERQREAPQVPQEAEEGYSGMLRSIRRSNDRIADPELSRKIDRLEEIAGKILKLVEEDPAKKNQAATFLNYYLPTTEKLLDSYADFEEAGVSGENLTQAKEKIRRTMDSIMAGFERQLDALYHADAMDVDSDIRVMETMLRRDGGSVEEDFGLGGTAVATQEDL